A single Microbacterium protaetiae DNA region contains:
- a CDS encoding TetR/AcrR family transcriptional regulator yields the protein MSTIDVEQTRKTWRRDAQERRDRIVAAAQDEFAARGVDASLEKIARDAGVAIGTLYRHFPTRLDLLLAAFAPRLREFADGADQARRIDDPWEAFASYLENLFRVQAGDRGFNDFLSRRFPGNAEIERIHDRICEQIEDVLGRAQDAGVVRPDLTMADIVTLIWSNGRVIDATSTAAPTAWRRHLHLMLDAYRAPRAHPIPEPPMTEQQLYDAMVDLHAAD from the coding sequence GTGAGCACCATCGACGTCGAGCAGACCCGGAAGACCTGGCGCCGGGACGCCCAGGAACGCCGGGATCGGATCGTCGCGGCCGCGCAGGACGAGTTCGCCGCCCGCGGCGTGGATGCGTCGCTGGAGAAGATCGCTCGTGACGCCGGCGTCGCCATCGGGACGCTGTACCGCCACTTCCCGACCCGCCTTGATCTGCTGTTGGCCGCCTTCGCGCCTCGACTTCGGGAGTTCGCCGATGGCGCGGACCAAGCCCGAAGGATCGATGACCCGTGGGAAGCGTTCGCCTCCTACCTGGAGAACCTGTTTCGCGTGCAGGCCGGGGACCGGGGCTTCAACGACTTTCTCTCTCGCCGTTTCCCCGGCAACGCCGAGATCGAGCGCATCCATGACCGGATCTGCGAACAGATCGAAGACGTACTCGGCCGCGCCCAAGACGCCGGTGTCGTGCGCCCCGACCTCACGATGGCCGACATCGTCACCCTCATCTGGTCCAACGGCCGCGTGATCGACGCGACCAGCACCGCCGCGCCCACCGCGTGGCGGCGTCATCTCCACCTCATGCTCGACGCCTACCGCGCCCCGCGGGCGCACCCGATCCCTGAGCCACCGATGACCGAGCAGCAGCTCTACGACGCGATGGTCGACCTCCACGCGGCGGACTAA
- a CDS encoding GNAT family N-acetyltransferase, with translation MKVTLEPWAEADLPLLERANTPEMTRYVGGPEPAEKLIERNQRYLRLSASGEAEMFRVEVDGEPAGGIGFWQVDEGGRPAYETGWNTLPEFQGRGVARAALRMLIPRVVARGDRDLLVAYPGQDNAASNALCRGAGFVHTDSGSEPWRGGVLHYNVWTLTLTQQALGR, from the coding sequence ATGAAGGTGACATTGGAGCCATGGGCTGAGGCCGACCTGCCGCTGCTGGAACGGGCCAACACCCCCGAAATGACCCGCTACGTCGGTGGGCCTGAGCCGGCCGAGAAGCTCATCGAGCGTAACCAGAGATACCTGCGGCTCTCGGCATCGGGCGAGGCCGAGATGTTCCGCGTCGAGGTCGACGGCGAGCCCGCCGGGGGCATCGGGTTCTGGCAGGTCGACGAGGGCGGCAGACCAGCATACGAGACAGGGTGGAACACGCTGCCCGAGTTTCAGGGGCGGGGCGTTGCCCGTGCAGCACTGCGGATGCTGATACCCCGCGTCGTCGCGCGCGGCGACCGCGACCTGCTCGTCGCCTACCCCGGGCAAGACAACGCCGCTTCGAACGCGCTGTGTCGCGGCGCGGGGTTCGTGCACACCGACTCGGGAAGCGAACCCTGGCGCGGCGGTGTGCTGCACTACAACGTGTGGACTCTCACGCTGACCCAGCAGGCCCTCGGCCGCTGA
- a CDS encoding type II toxin-antitoxin system VapC family toxin has protein sequence MNKFKANPSAYAESGALVTVHNRPRLRVVPIVSDDPERLTEIKARLRLLGALASPDEVERERRALAADRDADRLAAHAVSVGASLITADTGFTRFAELDVTFAD, from the coding sequence ATGAACAAGTTCAAGGCGAACCCTTCGGCGTATGCCGAGTCGGGAGCGCTCGTGACAGTGCACAACCGGCCGCGCCTGCGCGTGGTCCCCATCGTCTCCGACGATCCCGAACGGCTGACCGAGATCAAGGCGCGCTTGCGGTTGCTGGGCGCGCTTGCGTCCCCCGACGAGGTCGAGCGCGAACGCCGCGCGCTGGCCGCCGACCGAGATGCCGATCGGCTCGCAGCGCACGCGGTCAGTGTCGGCGCATCACTGATCACTGCCGACACAGGATTCACGCGATTCGCCGAGCTTGACGTCACTTTCGCGGACTGA